In Candidatus Krumholzibacteriia bacterium, a single window of DNA contains:
- a CDS encoding ISAzo13 family transposase has protein sequence MDATLSQMKRKLRSIWLYLDERTRRLTAANEAMSLGYGGVSLVHRACGLSRKAIRKGIREIGAGEAALEGRVRRPGAGRKAITVSDPALLGALDQMIEGHTRGDPESPLRWICKSTRVIARALSQQKHPVSHMTVAQILRGLQYSLQSNRKTEEGADHPDRDAQFRHISAAVKTYLRQGLPVISVDTKKKELVGNYENKGQQWLRAKRPLRVQGHDFPGPEVPRAYPYGIYDIGRNAGFVNIGTDHDTGAFAVASIRGWWRAEGRRIYANAARILFTADSGGSNGYRLRLWKLELQRFADHTGLCIAVCHFPPGTSKWNKVEHRLFSFISSNWRGEPLRDYETIVHLIARTTTAKGLKVTCRLDRRKYSTGRKVSNAEMEQVHLQPNRFHGEWNYVIHPRHN, from the coding sequence ATGGATGCCACGCTATCGCAGATGAAGCGGAAGCTGCGTTCGATCTGGCTATACTTGGATGAACGTACGCGTCGACTTACGGCGGCGAATGAGGCGATGAGCTTGGGCTACGGCGGGGTTTCGCTGGTACACCGCGCCTGTGGGCTGTCGCGCAAGGCGATCCGCAAAGGGATTCGGGAGATTGGTGCGGGCGAGGCGGCACTGGAAGGTCGGGTTCGTCGGCCCGGAGCGGGCCGTAAGGCCATCACGGTGTCTGATCCAGCGCTGCTCGGGGCGCTGGACCAGATGATCGAGGGGCACACACGAGGGGATCCGGAGTCCCCGCTGCGCTGGATCTGCAAGAGCACGCGGGTGATTGCCAGAGCCCTGAGCCAGCAGAAGCATCCCGTGAGCCACATGACGGTGGCGCAGATTCTGCGTGGTCTGCAGTACAGTCTACAGAGCAATCGCAAGACCGAGGAGGGGGCGGATCATCCCGACCGCGATGCGCAGTTTCGACACATCAGCGCCGCGGTGAAGACGTATCTACGCCAGGGCCTGCCGGTCATCTCGGTGGACACCAAGAAGAAGGAACTCGTTGGGAACTACGAAAACAAGGGGCAGCAGTGGCTGCGCGCCAAGCGGCCCCTGCGCGTGCAAGGCCACGACTTCCCTGGTCCCGAGGTGCCTCGGGCTTACCCGTATGGCATTTACGACATCGGGCGCAATGCGGGCTTCGTGAATATTGGCACCGATCACGATACCGGAGCGTTCGCCGTCGCGTCCATCCGCGGATGGTGGCGGGCGGAGGGCCGGAGGATCTATGCCAATGCGGCGCGCATCCTGTTCACCGCCGACTCCGGAGGGAGCAATGGCTACCGGCTGCGGCTGTGGAAGTTGGAGCTGCAGCGGTTCGCCGATCACACCGGACTGTGCATCGCGGTGTGTCACTTCCCGCCCGGCACCAGCAAGTGGAACAAGGTTGAGCACCGACTCTTTTCCTTCATCTCCTCCAACTGGCGCGGCGAGCCGTTGCGCGACTACGAAACGATCGTGCATCTGATCGCCAGGACGACAACGGCAAAGGGATTGAAGGTGACGTGCCGATTGGATCGACGCAAATATTCAACCGGACGCAAGGTCAGTAACGCAGAGATGGAGCAAGTCCATCTACAACCCAACAGATTTCATGGCGAATGGAACTACGTTATTCATCCTCGCCACAATTGA